Proteins encoded by one window of Oscillatoria sp. FACHB-1406:
- a CDS encoding Coq4 family protein, producing the protein MLFTLKKALQLDLFSTLKGVVSLLRDAGQTDSVYDIEDGLKNTAAMQVAIAHLQQQPGVAEMIQERYIAPTPNLEQLLKLPPDSLGYAYASALTEAGFDPNFYRKVQVTDDTSYVLLRLRQTHDIWHCITGFEVEVEGELGLKAFELAQTRRTMAVVLIAGGLLKTLFNSPERLDSLLEHLAIGYRMGAQAKPFLAQKWEEQWEKPLQQWRDELGVKTVNAYVPCYPD; encoded by the coding sequence ATGCTTTTCACACTCAAAAAAGCCCTTCAACTCGATCTATTTTCTACCCTAAAAGGCGTTGTGTCGTTGCTTCGAGATGCCGGTCAAACCGATTCGGTGTATGATATTGAAGACGGCTTGAAAAATACGGCAGCAATGCAAGTTGCGATCGCGCACCTCCAACAGCAACCCGGAGTTGCTGAGATGATTCAAGAACGCTACATCGCCCCCACTCCTAACTTAGAACAACTCTTAAAACTGCCACCCGATTCGCTCGGATATGCCTACGCTTCTGCACTGACAGAGGCAGGATTCGACCCCAACTTTTATCGTAAAGTTCAAGTCACGGACGATACGAGTTATGTTCTCTTGCGCTTGCGTCAGACGCACGACATTTGGCACTGCATCACGGGATTTGAAGTCGAAGTTGAGGGAGAATTAGGACTCAAAGCCTTTGAGTTGGCGCAAACGCGGCGCACGATGGCTGTGGTTTTAATTGCAGGCGGGTTACTGAAGACGCTATTCAATTCTCCCGAACGTTTAGATAGTTTGCTCGAACATCTCGCGATCGGGTATAGAATGGGAGCGCAAGCTAAACCTTTCCTCGCGCAAAAGTGGGAAGAACAATGGGAAAAACCTCTTCAGCAGTGGCGCGACGAATTAGGAGTAAAAACGGTTAATGCTTATGTCCCTTGCTATCCAGATTAA
- a CDS encoding methyltransferase domain-containing protein: MSHSSQTSPSNSPSTASYNVETAVLERYEAGAKQPQASLCCPTAYEPNDLEFLPQEIIEKDYGCGDPTRYVSEGETAIDLGSGAGKNCYIIARKVGAQGKVIGVDFNDEMLNLARKYRSEIAAKIGYDNVNFVKGKIQDLKLNLERVESRLADRAIASLQDWSEFEVECDRLRREEPLIPSDSVDVVISNCVLNLVRPADKVQLFQEIYRVLKRGGRAVISDIVCDEEPTLEMQNDPELWSGCISGAFREDIFLKMFEDAGFYGIEILSRQAEPWQTIEGIEFRSVTVRAYKGKEGACWERNQAVIYKGPWRQVCDDDGHIYRRGDRVAVCDKTFQILTQPNSPYAKDIVPISPYQEIALEDAETFNCKGTTLRDPRATKGIDYHLTVQPESPSACSSESCC, encoded by the coding sequence GTGAGTCATTCTTCTCAAACTTCCCCATCCAACAGCCCTTCAACCGCAAGCTATAACGTAGAAACTGCTGTTTTAGAACGTTACGAAGCGGGCGCAAAACAACCCCAAGCAAGCTTGTGCTGTCCGACAGCTTACGAACCTAACGATCTCGAATTTTTACCGCAAGAAATCATTGAAAAAGACTACGGTTGCGGCGATCCAACGCGGTATGTTTCTGAAGGGGAAACCGCGATCGATTTAGGGTCGGGAGCGGGAAAAAATTGCTACATTATTGCTCGTAAAGTAGGAGCGCAGGGCAAAGTTATCGGAGTTGATTTTAACGATGAAATGTTAAATTTAGCTCGCAAGTATCGCTCGGAAATTGCTGCTAAAATTGGATATGACAATGTTAATTTTGTCAAGGGTAAGATTCAAGATTTAAAATTAAACTTAGAGCGGGTAGAATCGAGATTAGCCGATCGCGCGATCGCGTCCTTGCAAGATTGGAGCGAGTTCGAGGTAGAATGCGATCGCCTGCGCCGCGAAGAACCGCTTATCCCTAGCGATAGCGTCGATGTCGTCATCTCTAACTGCGTCCTCAATCTCGTTCGTCCCGCCGATAAAGTGCAACTTTTCCAAGAAATATATCGCGTTCTCAAGCGCGGCGGTCGAGCCGTTATTTCCGATATTGTCTGCGACGAAGAACCTACCCTAGAAATGCAGAACGACCCCGAACTGTGGAGCGGTTGTATCTCCGGCGCATTTCGGGAAGATATCTTTTTAAAAATGTTTGAAGATGCCGGATTTTATGGCATTGAAATTCTCTCTCGGCAAGCAGAACCTTGGCAAACTATCGAAGGAATTGAATTTCGTTCTGTTACCGTTCGCGCTTATAAAGGCAAAGAAGGAGCGTGCTGGGAGCGCAATCAAGCAGTAATTTATAAAGGCCCGTGGCGACAAGTTTGCGACGATGACGGTCACATTTATCGACGCGGCGATCGCGTTGCTGTTTGCGATAAAACTTTCCAAATTCTGACCCAGCCGAACAGCCCTTATGCTAAAGATATAGTCCCCATTTCTCCTTACCAGGAAATTGCCTTAGAAGATGCTGAAACCTTTAATTGTAAGGGAACGACTTTACGCGATCCTCGCGCAACTAAAGGTATTGATTATCACCTCACCGTACAGCCAGAAAGTCCCTCAGCTTGTAGCAGCGAAAGTTGTTGTTAA
- the arsS gene encoding arsenosugar biosynthesis radical SAM (seleno)protein ArsS (Some members of this family are selenoproteins.) — protein MTALPTITQLTPFGRKLSDPLLKQKISVLQINLGRRCNLACLHCHVEAGPKRTEEISPEVCEQLIEVIERFPQIKTVDLTGGAPEMNYGFKPIVEAARKHQKEVIVRSNLTIFFESGFEDLPEYFARHRLRVVASLPCYLQANVDKQRGAGVYDTSIRALQKLNALGYGTEEDLAIDLVYNPSLPTEEKFSLPPQQEKLERDYKAYLDEHFGIKFNHLLTITNLPIGRTKDYLKRRNLDRAYLQFLETHYNPDTVSQLMCRNELSIDYLGNIYDCDFNQMEGLPAKMENGERLTVAKLLELGTLDAIKEVQTASYCYGCTAGSGSSCGGALV, from the coding sequence ATGACTGCTTTGCCTACTATTACTCAATTAACTCCTTTTGGCAGAAAACTTTCCGACCCGCTACTCAAACAAAAGATTTCTGTTTTACAAATCAATCTCGGTCGTCGCTGTAACCTCGCCTGTCTCCACTGTCATGTCGAAGCAGGGCCGAAACGAACTGAAGAAATTTCACCGGAAGTTTGCGAACAATTAATCGAAGTAATCGAGCGCTTCCCGCAAATTAAAACGGTCGATTTAACCGGCGGTGCGCCAGAAATGAATTATGGTTTTAAACCGATTGTTGAAGCCGCGCGCAAGCATCAAAAAGAGGTTATTGTCCGCTCGAACTTAACTATCTTTTTTGAAAGCGGTTTTGAGGACTTGCCCGAATATTTTGCCCGCCATCGCCTTCGCGTTGTAGCTTCTTTGCCGTGCTACTTACAAGCGAATGTGGATAAACAGCGGGGGGCGGGCGTTTATGATACTTCTATTCGTGCGTTGCAAAAATTGAATGCGTTAGGCTATGGAACAGAGGAAGATTTAGCGATCGATCTTGTATATAATCCTTCGCTTCCCACTGAAGAAAAATTCTCCTTACCGCCCCAACAAGAAAAGTTAGAACGAGATTATAAAGCCTACCTCGACGAACATTTTGGGATTAAATTCAATCACCTGCTAACGATTACAAACCTTCCCATCGGACGTACCAAAGATTACTTAAAACGGCGCAACCTCGATCGCGCCTATCTCCAATTTTTAGAAACCCACTACAATCCCGATACTGTTTCGCAGTTAATGTGCCGTAACGAACTGTCAATCGATTATTTAGGGAATATCTACGATTGCGATTTCAATCAAATGGAAGGATTACCCGCGAAAATGGAGAATGGCGAACGATTAACGGTGGCAAAACTGCTGGAGTTGGGAACGTTGGATGCCATCAAAGAAGTGCAAACCGCTTCTTATTGCTATGGGTGTACGGCGGGTAGCGGTTCGAGTTGTGGCGGTGCTTTAGTTTAG
- a CDS encoding VTT domain-containing protein — translation MPENSRKRRLIFLGIGGAIALSVFLAWKFGLFNAIDRVLQQSLSWIESLGILAPIAYIILYILTSVFLISGAILTLGAGFIFGVVRGFILVSVASTLAGTVAFAIGRYWARGWVEKQIEQQPKFRALDAAVAREGWKIVGLARLSPLFPFVFLNYAFGVTRVSFRDYILASWIGMMPGTLLYVYLGYLPKIAAEGSADKLKLILNIVGLIATLAVTIYVTKIARQALDREIESGEPKN, via the coding sequence GTGCCGGAAAATAGCAGAAAACGAAGGTTAATTTTCTTGGGGATTGGTGGCGCGATCGCGCTTTCAGTTTTCCTCGCTTGGAAATTCGGTCTTTTTAACGCGATCGACCGAGTTTTACAACAGTCTTTAAGTTGGATTGAAAGCTTGGGTATCTTAGCACCCATTGCTTACATTATCCTCTATATCTTAACTTCGGTTTTCTTGATTTCCGGTGCAATTTTAACCCTAGGCGCGGGCTTTATTTTTGGGGTTGTTCGCGGCTTTATTCTTGTTTCTGTTGCTTCTACTCTCGCCGGAACGGTTGCTTTTGCGATTGGGCGATATTGGGCGCGCGGGTGGGTGGAAAAGCAGATCGAACAGCAACCAAAATTTCGAGCTTTAGATGCGGCTGTGGCGAGGGAAGGTTGGAAGATTGTCGGGTTAGCGCGCTTGTCGCCGCTGTTTCCTTTCGTGTTTTTAAATTATGCGTTTGGCGTGACGCGCGTTTCTTTTCGGGACTATATTTTAGCGTCGTGGATTGGCATGATGCCGGGAACGCTGCTGTATGTTTATTTGGGTTATCTGCCCAAAATTGCCGCTGAAGGAAGCGCGGATAAACTGAAATTAATTTTGAATATTGTCGGTTTAATTGCAACGCTGGCTGTCACAATATATGTCACAAAAATTGCTCGTCAAGCCTTAGATCGAGAGATTGAGAGCGGCGAGCCGAAAAATTGA
- a CDS encoding alpha/beta hydrolase, which produces MTMAGFKGGSLGFSQRVGLGLTIAIASLFLTIPSAEAAERVVLKYNTLQGSVSVADLKALAERGEVSLPLRAYLMLARKNPEDLRRILNQEVSANPALLDRALNSFVGNFFLQRLGEVVQTPNAEENEQALRSALVTSAETDNRIVVMEILQNYPTEELHVNADRAIEIFQMLKGTLGRFSNLSL; this is translated from the coding sequence ATGACTATGGCTGGATTTAAGGGCGGTTCTTTGGGTTTTTCTCAGCGAGTTGGATTAGGATTAACGATCGCGATCGCATCCCTCTTTTTGACTATACCTTCAGCCGAGGCTGCCGAGCGCGTCGTTTTAAAATACAACACCCTACAAGGTTCCGTCTCAGTGGCGGATTTAAAAGCGCTGGCAGAACGGGGCGAAGTTTCGCTACCGTTGCGGGCGTATTTGATGCTGGCGAGGAAAAATCCGGAAGATTTGCGCCGCATCCTTAACCAAGAAGTGAGTGCTAATCCAGCGTTACTCGATCGCGCCCTCAATAGTTTTGTCGGCAACTTTTTCCTACAACGCCTTGGCGAAGTCGTCCAAACTCCCAATGCTGAGGAGAACGAACAAGCGTTGCGTTCTGCGTTGGTGACTTCCGCAGAAACCGACAATCGCATCGTAGTGATGGAAATTTTGCAGAATTATCCGACCGAAGAATTGCACGTCAACGCCGATCGCGCGATCGAAATTTTCCAAATGCTAAAAGGAACGCTCGGACGCTTCTCTAACCTCTCCCTATAA
- a CDS encoding pentapeptide repeat-containing protein has product MSYPLSIISSLSLGVVKRRRNFLSFLSCKRKLKLGIAWGFGLVAFNLHIPAAKALDPVQLEQFRQTGSCANCDLSGASLIDARLSNTDLRGANLAAADLTRADLRNANLTGANLAGTSLVYASLAGANLTRANLQVSNLTRANLTNAILTGASLYRSRLMGASLASADLRGALFWEADLTSANLIGANLRGADLRGALVENTIGLEVRGSGAILPNGAFQP; this is encoded by the coding sequence ATGAGTTACCCACTATCTATTATATCTTCCCTGTCTTTAGGGGTAGTCAAACGAAGGCGAAATTTCCTCTCCTTTCTCTCGTGCAAGCGGAAGTTAAAACTTGGAATTGCTTGGGGATTTGGGCTGGTAGCTTTTAACCTTCATATCCCAGCAGCGAAAGCACTCGATCCTGTCCAACTCGAACAGTTTCGGCAGACGGGGAGTTGCGCGAACTGCGATTTAAGCGGTGCATCTTTGATTGACGCGCGTTTAAGCAATACAGATTTACGCGGCGCGAATTTGGCGGCGGCGGATTTGACGCGGGCGGATTTGAGAAATGCGAATCTGACGGGGGCGAATTTAGCGGGGACGAGTTTGGTTTACGCGAGTTTGGCGGGGGCGAATTTGACGCGGGCAAATTTGCAGGTGAGTAATTTGACGCGGGCAAATTTAACGAATGCGATTTTAACGGGGGCGAGTTTGTATCGATCGCGGTTGATGGGGGCAAGTTTGGCGAGTGCGGACTTGCGGGGCGCGCTATTTTGGGAGGCAGATTTAACGAGTGCGAATTTAATCGGGGCGAATTTGCGCGGGGCAGATTTGCGCGGTGCGTTAGTCGAAAATACGATTGGGTTGGAGGTGCGAGGGAGTGGCGCAATTCTACCGAACGGGGCATTTCAACCTTAG
- the trmFO gene encoding FADH(2)-oxidizing methylenetetrahydrofolate--tRNA-(uracil(54)-C(5))-methyltransferase TrmFO gives MTQSKVWVIGGGLAGTEAAWQVAQAGVPVVLSEMRPVRTSPAHHSEELAELVCSNSFGAMSSDRATGLLHEELRRLGSIIIGKADRYAVPAGGALAVDRAIFSRELTETLAAHPLIELRREEVTEIPRDSIVVLTTGPLTSPALAEDLQRFTGMDYFSFFDAASPIIVGESIDREIAFLASRYDKGEAAYLNCPMNKEQYLAFWEALRTAEQAPLKDFDREESKFFEGCLPIEELAQRGEETMRFGPLKPVGLFDPRWPTDANGKRKPPYAAVQLRQEDKAGQLWNLVGFQTNLRWGEQKRVFRLIPGLENAEFVRMGVMHRNTFINSPELLQPSLQFKQRPKLLAAGQLVGTEGYTAAAAGGWLAGTNAARLSLGLEPIVAPPTMMMGALIEFITSASPKHFQPMPPNFGIFSPLEMRIRSKAERYGAYRDRALTDLETWQISFADCAIK, from the coding sequence ATGACTCAAAGTAAAGTCTGGGTAATTGGTGGCGGTTTAGCGGGAACGGAGGCAGCGTGGCAGGTAGCGCAGGCGGGCGTTCCGGTGGTGCTGTCGGAAATGCGCCCGGTGCGAACCAGTCCCGCCCACCACAGCGAAGAATTGGCAGAATTGGTCTGTAGTAACTCTTTTGGGGCGATGAGTAGCGATCGCGCCACGGGCCTCCTCCACGAAGAATTACGCCGCCTCGGTTCGATTATCATCGGTAAAGCCGATCGCTATGCCGTTCCCGCAGGCGGCGCGCTAGCCGTCGATCGCGCCATTTTTAGCCGCGAACTCACCGAAACCCTCGCCGCCCATCCCCTCATCGAATTGCGCCGCGAAGAAGTTACGGAAATCCCGCGCGATAGTATCGTTGTTCTCACCACCGGCCCCCTCACCAGTCCCGCCCTCGCCGAAGATTTGCAGCGCTTCACCGGAATGGACTATTTCAGCTTTTTCGATGCCGCCAGTCCCATTATCGTCGGCGAGTCGATCGATCGCGAAATTGCCTTTCTCGCCTCCCGTTACGACAAGGGCGAAGCCGCTTACCTCAACTGTCCCATGAACAAGGAACAATACCTCGCTTTTTGGGAAGCACTCCGCACCGCCGAACAAGCGCCCCTGAAAGATTTCGATCGCGAGGAGTCAAAATTCTTTGAAGGCTGTCTCCCCATCGAAGAACTCGCCCAACGCGGCGAAGAGACAATGCGTTTCGGCCCCCTCAAACCCGTCGGCTTATTCGATCCTCGCTGGCCGACGGATGCCAACGGCAAGCGCAAACCGCCCTACGCCGCCGTTCAACTGCGCCAAGAAGATAAAGCCGGACAGTTATGGAATCTAGTAGGCTTTCAAACGAACTTGCGTTGGGGCGAACAAAAGCGCGTTTTCCGCCTCATTCCCGGCCTCGAAAATGCCGAATTCGTGCGGATGGGCGTAATGCACCGCAACACCTTTATCAACTCCCCCGAACTCCTGCAACCCAGCTTGCAATTCAAGCAGCGCCCCAAACTCCTCGCCGCCGGACAGTTGGTGGGTACGGAAGGTTACACCGCAGCAGCAGCGGGCGGCTGGCTGGCGGGGACGAACGCCGCGCGCCTCAGCTTGGGGTTAGAACCCATCGTTGCGCCGCCGACGATGATGATGGGGGCGTTAATCGAGTTTATTACTTCGGCTTCGCCCAAACATTTCCAACCGATGCCGCCGAACTTTGGCATCTTTTCGCCGTTGGAGATGCGAATTCGCAGCAAAGCAGAACGTTACGGGGCGTACCGCGATCGCGCGCTGACCGATTTAGAAACTTGGCAAATTTCCTTCGCTGACTGCGCAATAAAATAG
- a CDS encoding nucleotidyltransferase family protein — protein MNSTIEQLTSEQVNLLKAALLDKGALECWQQWIATVDIEKIATESYRLLPLVYRNLSERENAELPARLKGIYRRTWLENQVIVKHLTEIFKQFSHSGIEAILLNDAALCLCDYPDIGSRTIHNFNLLVRPERALEALERLSTIGWVSQAKIPTKLSKFPHSLELKHPSGQCLNLRWYLFGDGFEETATRGFWERSLFIEVGKLSVRVLEPSDRFFYACVANRDRQLSRLADAAMILKTSAAKLDWDRLLTQAQQTHFVKALSVSLLELEKIRDRPIPTTVLQQLSQLPLSRLELQEQRVAQSQKKTVFDRFWLRYCQYARTTHRFELLGFLRYIQYLWGIERLWAMPGQVLRRGMKRVF, from the coding sequence ATGAACTCGACAATCGAGCAACTTACTTCAGAACAAGTCAACTTACTCAAAGCGGCACTTTTAGACAAAGGAGCGTTGGAGTGTTGGCAGCAATGGATCGCTACAGTAGATATCGAAAAAATTGCGACAGAATCTTATCGATTGTTGCCGTTAGTCTATCGAAATTTATCCGAACGGGAAAACGCAGAATTACCGGCGCGTCTCAAAGGAATTTATCGGCGAACCTGGCTGGAAAACCAAGTTATTGTCAAGCATTTAACTGAAATTTTTAAGCAATTTAGTCATTCTGGAATTGAAGCAATTCTGCTCAACGATGCTGCCCTCTGTCTGTGCGACTATCCAGATATTGGCTCGCGCACGATCCACAATTTTAACTTGCTCGTGCGTCCGGAGCGCGCTCTAGAAGCGCTCGAGCGATTATCAACAATTGGCTGGGTATCGCAAGCTAAGATTCCCACAAAACTTTCTAAATTTCCCCACAGTCTCGAGCTTAAACATCCCTCCGGGCAATGTTTGAATTTACGCTGGTATCTGTTCGGCGATGGCTTTGAGGAAACGGCGACACGGGGATTTTGGGAGCGATCGCTTTTTATTGAAGTTGGCAAGTTATCCGTGCGAGTTTTAGAACCCAGCGATCGCTTCTTTTATGCTTGCGTGGCAAACCGCGATCGCCAACTATCTCGCTTAGCCGACGCAGCAATGATTTTAAAAACTTCGGCAGCAAAGCTCGATTGGGACAGACTTTTAACTCAAGCTCAACAAACTCATTTTGTTAAAGCTTTATCGGTTTCGTTATTAGAGTTAGAAAAAATCCGCGATCGCCCCATCCCAACTACCGTGCTACAACAGCTTTCCCAACTCCCCCTTTCTCGACTCGAACTCCAGGAACAGCGAGTCGCCCAAAGCCAGAAAAAAACGGTATTCGATCGATTTTGGCTGCGCTACTGCCAATATGCCCGAACAACGCATCGATTCGAGCTTTTAGGATTCCTGCGGTATATACAATATCTTTGGGGAATAGAACGCTTGTGGGCTATGCCGGGACAAGTTTTAAGACGGGGGATGAAACGAGTCTTTTAA